Proteins encoded within one genomic window of Oncorhynchus masou masou isolate Uvic2021 chromosome 1, UVic_Omas_1.1, whole genome shotgun sequence:
- the LOC135543158 gene encoding mucin-5B-like produces the protein MSSHNTHPDNNNNNNNSSVDHDSYTHYYKLNFDSSIYHKNNNSAFYYNSNLYSYINLNRSINYQVQCSIYHKNNNSAFYYNSNLYSYINLNRTPSTTKTTTLPSTTTPTSTPTSTSTGASTTKCNGEESCVWSDWINLGQPTSGSEGGDNESIKNIIASGYHICSAPEAVECRAKQYPGLQISQLGQDVTCNPSVGLICKNNEQGLQQKCFDYEIRVKCCQCPPTTHIPTTTTTTTTVLSTTTPTPTTTSLTSTAPSTTKTTTLPSTTTPTSTPTSTSTGASTTKCNGEESCVWSDWINLGQPTSGSEGGDNESIKNIIASGYHICSAPEAVECRAKQYPGLQISQLGQDVTCNPSVGLICKNNEQGLQQKCFDYEIRVKCCQCPPTTHIPTTTTTTTTVLSTTTPTPTTTILTSTAPSTTKTTTLPSTTTPTSTPTSTSTGASTTKCNGEESCVCSIYHKNNNSAFYYNSNLYSYINLNRSINYQVQW, from the exons ATGTCCTCCCACAACACACAtcccgacaacaacaacaacaacaacaacagttctgTCGACCACGACTCCTACACCCACTACTACAAGCTTAACTTCGACAGCTCCATCtaccacaaaaacaacaactctgCCTTCTACTACAACTCCAACCTCTACTCCTACATCAACCTCAACAGGAGCATCAACTACCAAGTGCAATG CTCCATCtaccacaaaaacaacaactctgCCTTCTACTACAACTCCAACCTCTACTCCTACATCAACCTCAACAGGA CTCCATCtaccacaaaaacaacaactctgCCTTCTACTACAACTCCAACCTCTACTCCTACATCAACCTCAACAGGAGCATCAACTACCAAGTGCAATGGTGAAGAAAGTTGTGTGTggtcagactggatcaaccttggtCAGCCAACCTCTGGCTCTGAAGGTGGAGATAATGAATCCATTAAGAACATCATTGCTAGTGGTTATCACATTTGctcagctccagaggcagttgaaTGTAGAGCAAAACAATACCCTGGACTTCAGATCTCTCAGCTTGGCCAAGACGTGACTTGCAATCCATCCGTTGGTCTGATTTGTAAAAACAATGAGCAAGGTCTTCAGCAAAAGTGCTTTGATTACGAGATACGAGTGAAATGTTGTCAATGTCCTCCCACAACACACAtcccgacaacaacaacaacaacaacaacagttctgTCGACCACGACTCCTACACCCACTACTACAAGCTTAACTTCGACAGCTCCATCtaccacaaaaacaacaactctgCCTTCTACTACAACTCCAACCTCTACTCCTACATCAACCTCAACAGGAGCATCAACTACCAAGTGCAATGGTGAAGAAAGTTGTGTGTggtcagactggatcaaccttggtCAGCCAACCTCTGGCTCTGAAGGTGGAGATAATGAATCCATTAAGAACATCATTGCTAGTGGTTATCACATTTGctcagctccagaggcagttgaaTGTAGAGCAAAACAATACCCTGGACTTCAGATCTCTCAGCTTGGCCAAGACGTGACTTGCAATCCATCCGTTGGACTGATTTGTAAAAACAATGAGCAAGGTCTTCAGCAAAAGTGCTTTGATTACGAGATACGAGTGAAATGTTGTCAATGTCCTCCCACAACCCACAtcccgacaacaacaacaacaacaacaacagttctgTCGACCACGACTCCTACACCCACTACTACAATCTTAACTTCGACAGCTCCATCtaccacaaaaacaacaactctgCCTTCTACTACAACTCCAACCTCTACTCCTACATCAACCTCAACAGGAGCATCAACTACCAAGTGCAATGGTGAAGAAAGTTGTGTGTg CTCCATCtaccacaaaaacaacaactctgCCTTCTACTACAACTCCAACCTCTACTCCTACATCAACCTCAACAGGAGCATCAACTACCAAGTGCAATGGTGA